The Mesobacillus jeotgali genome window below encodes:
- the purE gene encoding 5-(carboxyamino)imidazole ribonucleotide mutase codes for MTVAVIMGSKSDWETMKHACDILDQLEVSYIKKVVSAHRTPDLMFEFAEKAREEGIKVIIAGAGGAAHLPGMVAAKTTLPVIGVPVQSRALNGLDSLLSIVQMPGGVPVATVAIGKAGATNAGLLAAQILGAFDGEVAERLERLREETKMSVMESSDELV; via the coding sequence ATGACGGTTGCAGTCATAATGGGGAGCAAATCGGATTGGGAAACGATGAAGCATGCATGTGACATACTTGATCAGCTCGAGGTTTCTTATATAAAGAAGGTCGTTTCAGCACATCGAACGCCGGATTTGATGTTTGAGTTTGCTGAGAAGGCCAGGGAAGAAGGAATAAAAGTCATCATTGCTGGAGCTGGAGGAGCAGCGCATTTGCCAGGTATGGTAGCGGCCAAGACTACGCTGCCGGTCATCGGGGTACCGGTGCAGTCAAGGGCGCTCAACGGATTGGATTCACTATTATCGATTGTCCAGATGCCTGGCGGCGTGCCAGTTGCGACGGTCGCAATCGGGAAAGCGGGTGCCACGAACGCCGGATTACTGGCGGCTCAGATATTGGGTGCATTTGATGGTGAAGTTGCCGAAAGGTTGGAGCGGCTGAGAGAAGAAACAAAAATGTCAGTGATGGAAAGCAGTGATGAGCTTGTCTAA
- a CDS encoding manganese catalase family protein, with product MYFYKEDLINMIVPDKPDPHAAKVLQEALGGQFGEMRTMMQFSFQSANFRGKAKQYRDLIRGVFLEELSHVELVQSTINQLLNESGGDMPGNQALDEAPLDDVIQSGANPHHYIIGAKASLPVDAGGNPWNGSWVYDHGNLAANLLNNVVLESTGVLQKSRIYEMSDNKTLRETIAFLIVRDNAHQNAFAKALETLGVDWGKLFPIPNYDLNKYPECRKYVDLGFHNAQFNFRLDDTRIGEIFQGQTPSRNGGNLSVIDPPKGYPVPEMPDMPNEHAPGLYDLNN from the coding sequence ATGTATTTCTATAAAGAAGATTTGATTAATATGATAGTGCCTGATAAACCTGATCCCCACGCCGCAAAAGTACTCCAGGAAGCCCTTGGTGGACAGTTTGGCGAAATGCGGACAATGATGCAGTTTTCATTCCAGAGTGCCAACTTCAGGGGAAAAGCTAAACAATACCGCGACCTTATCAGGGGCGTATTCCTCGAAGAGCTTTCACATGTGGAACTGGTTCAATCAACAATCAATCAGCTTTTGAATGAGTCTGGTGGCGATATGCCGGGCAATCAGGCATTGGATGAGGCCCCATTAGATGATGTCATTCAATCCGGCGCAAATCCTCATCACTATATTATTGGGGCAAAAGCCTCCCTGCCAGTCGATGCAGGCGGCAACCCATGGAATGGTTCTTGGGTTTATGACCACGGGAATTTAGCTGCAAATCTCTTAAATAATGTTGTATTAGAATCAACCGGTGTCCTTCAAAAATCAAGGATTTATGAAATGAGCGATAATAAAACATTAAGGGAAACGATCGCTTTCTTGATTGTCAGGGACAATGCCCACCAAAATGCTTTTGCTAAAGCTTTGGAAACGCTAGGGGTGGATTGGGGCAAATTGTTCCCGATTCCAAATTATGATTTAAATAAGTATCCAGAGTGCCGCAAATATGTAGACTTGGGCTTCCATAATGCACAATTCAATTTCCGGCTGGATGATACCAGGATTGGAGAAATCTTTCAGGGACAAACCCCTAGCAGAAACGGCGGCAATTTATCGGTTATTGACCCGCCTAAAGGCTATCCAGTGCCTGAAATGCCAGATATGCCAAATGAGCATGCTCCAGGTTTATATGATTTAAATAATTAA
- a CDS encoding IS1182 family transposase, whose translation MMSMQQSIKLSPYMGLYDLIVPKDNMLRQINDLVDFTFVYEELKDKYCLDNGRNAIDPIRMFKYLLLKTIHDLSDVDIVDRSKYDMSFKYFLDMTPEEEVIDPSSLTKFRKLRLKDINLLDLLINKTVEIALEKEIIKSKSIIVDATHTKARYNQMKPKEVLMERSKKLRKAIYQIDESMKSKFPSKTKTDVLEDEIAYSQKLIEVIEKEETLIQYPVVKEQLNLLKETVADDLEQIKCSKDHDAKVGHKTADSSFFGYKTHLAMSEERIITAAVITTGEKNDGKQLQTLIEKSEDAGIQVETVIGDAAYSEKDNIKYSKTNKINLVAKLNPSVTQGFRSKEDEFEFNKDAGMYVCKAGHLAIRKARTGKKNTGTNQVDTYYFDIDKCKRCPLREGCYKEGAKSKTYSVSLKSTEHLDQAEFQESEYFKQKSKERYKIEAKNSELKHRHGYDVATSSGLIGMEMQGAMAIFTVNLKRILKLKGQQ comes from the coding sequence ATGATGTCAATGCAACAATCAATCAAACTAAGTCCTTATATGGGTCTCTATGACCTTATCGTGCCAAAGGATAATATGTTGCGTCAGATTAATGATCTGGTTGACTTTACCTTTGTTTATGAAGAGCTCAAGGATAAGTATTGCCTTGATAACGGCAGGAACGCAATCGATCCCATTCGCATGTTCAAATATCTATTATTAAAAACCATCCATGACCTTTCGGACGTGGATATTGTTGATCGTTCGAAGTATGATATGTCGTTCAAATATTTTCTGGATATGACTCCAGAAGAGGAAGTTATAGACCCGAGCTCCCTGACCAAATTCCGTAAATTGAGGTTAAAGGATATTAACCTCCTGGATCTGCTTATTAATAAAACGGTGGAGATTGCTTTAGAAAAAGAGATCATCAAAAGCAAATCCATTATTGTCGATGCCACTCATACAAAAGCCCGTTATAATCAGATGAAACCGAAAGAAGTTCTGATGGAGCGTTCCAAGAAGCTAAGGAAGGCAATTTACCAAATCGATGAATCCATGAAATCCAAATTTCCTTCCAAGACAAAGACTGATGTGTTGGAGGATGAAATTGCCTATTCACAGAAACTCATTGAAGTGATTGAAAAGGAAGAGACCCTGATTCAATACCCGGTAGTAAAAGAACAGCTTAACTTATTGAAAGAGACGGTCGCAGATGACCTTGAACAGATCAAATGCTCAAAGGATCATGATGCGAAAGTGGGACACAAGACGGCAGATTCCTCTTTCTTTGGATACAAGACCCACCTGGCAATGAGCGAGGAACGAATCATAACGGCAGCTGTCATTACGACAGGCGAGAAAAACGATGGCAAGCAACTTCAAACTCTTATTGAGAAAAGCGAAGACGCAGGTATACAGGTTGAGACTGTGATCGGCGATGCGGCGTATTCAGAAAAAGACAATATTAAGTACAGTAAAACAAACAAAATAAACTTGGTCGCAAAATTGAATCCAAGTGTTACCCAGGGATTCCGCTCAAAGGAAGACGAATTCGAATTTAATAAGGACGCTGGGATGTATGTCTGTAAAGCAGGACACCTCGCAATCAGAAAGGCTCGAACCGGAAAGAAAAACACTGGAACGAACCAGGTAGATACCTATTATTTTGATATTGATAAGTGCAAGCGTTGCCCCTTAAGGGAAGGCTGTTATAAAGAAGGTGCGAAAAGTAAGACGTATTCTGTTTCCTTGAAGTCAACTGAACACCTAGACCAGGCAGAGTTTCAGGAAAGTGAATACTTTAAGCAGAAGTCCAAGGAGCGCTATAAGATTGAAGCGAAGAATAGCGAGTTGAAACACAGACACGGGTATGATGTAGCCACATCCTCGGGTCTAATTGGCATGGAAATGCAAGGCGCCATGGCCATTTTCACGGTCAATTTAAAAAGAATTTTAAAACTGAAAGGGCAACAATAG
- a CDS encoding cytoplasmic protein, with protein sequence MFYRRKFYIVKNEFIEPFNTLFNDINLPNQLKYGARLIGRWMLPHNEETTEVFAIWEYDHYEAYLDIETNVRSDKEHLKRIQDWYEEHGGKEFVQKQYFLEARNEKLVSTLSLNKKTSSHL encoded by the coding sequence TTGTTCTATCGCCGCAAATTTTACATAGTCAAAAATGAATTCATAGAACCATTCAATACATTATTTAACGATATTAACTTGCCTAACCAGCTGAAATACGGAGCACGGTTAATCGGCAGGTGGATGTTGCCGCATAATGAGGAAACTACAGAAGTCTTCGCTATTTGGGAATATGATCACTACGAGGCTTACCTCGATATAGAAACCAATGTCAGAAGCGACAAAGAACATCTTAAGCGAATTCAGGACTGGTACGAGGAACATGGAGGGAAGGAGTTTGTGCAAAAGCAATATTTCTTGGAAGCAAGAAATGAAAAGCTGGTTTCCACTCTCTCTTTAAATAAAAAAACATCAAGCCATTTGTGA
- a CDS encoding DUF5698 domain-containing protein, with amino-acid sequence MLENSFVMVAIILIINIVYVSFFTIRMILTLKGQRYLAAGLSTIEVVIYVVGLGLVLENLNEIQNLIAYAVGYGIGVIVGMKIEEKLALGYITINVITKEYDVDLPKSLRALGYGVTDWAAHGLEGDRMAMQILTPRKYELKLYEKIKELDPKAFIIAYEPKSIHGGFWVKSVRKGKLFS; translated from the coding sequence ATGCTGGAGAATAGTTTTGTCATGGTGGCCATCATCTTAATCATCAATATCGTGTATGTGTCTTTTTTTACAATCAGGATGATCTTGACTTTGAAGGGGCAGCGTTACCTGGCTGCCGGGCTTAGCACAATTGAGGTTGTGATTTATGTTGTTGGGCTTGGGCTGGTGCTTGAAAATTTAAATGAGATACAGAACTTGATTGCGTATGCTGTCGGCTATGGAATTGGTGTCATTGTCGGGATGAAGATTGAAGAGAAGCTGGCACTTGGCTATATTACGATCAATGTGATAACAAAGGAATATGATGTGGATCTGCCGAAGTCTTTGCGTGCACTTGGCTATGGTGTGACGGATTGGGCTGCTCACGGCCTTGAGGGCGACCGGATGGCGATGCAAATCTTGACGCCGCGTAAATATGAATTGAAGCTGTATGAGAAAATCAAGGAACTGGATCCGAAGGCTTTCATCATCGCGTATGAGCCGAAATCGATCCATGGCGGGTTCTGGGTAAAATCGGTGCGGAAAGGAAAGCTGTTTTCATGA
- a CDS encoding NETI motif-containing protein, which yields MSKGKKKQMYEVGEHESIDDCLNRMKKDGYAPVRRMEKPIFKEVQKNGAVEYEPAGRQIIFEAKPVEA from the coding sequence ATGAGCAAGGGTAAAAAGAAACAGATGTATGAAGTCGGTGAACATGAATCAATCGATGATTGTCTTAATAGAATGAAGAAGGATGGCTATGCGCCCGTAAGGAGGATGGAGAAACCCATCTTCAAGGAAGTGCAGAAGAACGGGGCAGTCGAGTATGAACCTGCAGGCAGACAGATCATTTTTGAGGCTAAGCCGGTGGAGGCATAG